A DNA window from Candidatus Kaelpia aquatica contains the following coding sequences:
- the rplM gene encoding 50S ribosomal protein L13 → MKTYMKRKEDMVSRKCYLVDAEGKILGRLGTTIAKLLMGKDSPDYTPHVDSGATVIVINAEKVKLSGKKSMTKSYQSYSGYPGGLKETNIRNMLVRKPGYVIRHAVKGMISKNKLLARRMTRLKIYKGPEHPHRAQSPILLEVD, encoded by the coding sequence ATGAAGACATACATGAAAAGAAAAGAAGATATGGTGAGCAGGAAGTGCTACCTTGTTGATGCCGAAGGCAAAATATTAGGTAGGCTTGGTACTACTATAGCTAAGCTGCTGATGGGTAAAGATTCTCCGGATTATACCCCTCATGTTGATTCTGGAGCCACCGTGATTGTAATAAATGCTGAAAAAGTTAAGCTTAGCGGTAAAAAATCTATGACTAAGAGTTATCAGAGTTATAGCGGTTATCCTGGAGGGTTAAAAGAGACCAATATAAGAAATATGCTTGTCCGTAAGCCTGGGTATGTTATAAGGCATGCTGTTAAGGGCATGATATCTAAGAATAAGCTCTTAGCGCGTAGAATGACTAGGCTTAAGATTTATAAAGGGCCTGAGCATCCTCATAGAGCTCAGAGTCCGATACTTTTGGAGGTAGATTAG
- the rpsI gene encoding 30S ribosomal protein S9 — protein sequence MVDIEITETTDKVEVKKTKVLATGKRKTSVARVHLKDGSGKIVINGKDLDEYFPRMLYRQQITAPLEATGSLKKFDVKAKVEGGGLTGQAGAVGLGVARALVLYDESNRGPLRDKSLLTRDPRMVERKKYGLRKARRAPQYSKR from the coding sequence ATGGTGGACATAGAGATTACAGAGACAACAGATAAAGTAGAGGTCAAGAAGACAAAAGTGCTTGCAACTGGTAAGCGAAAGACTTCGGTAGCTAGAGTGCATCTAAAAGATGGTAGCGGTAAGATTGTTATAAATGGAAAAGATCTTGATGAATATTTCCCAAGAATGTTATATAGACAGCAGATAACGGCGCCTTTGGAGGCGACTGGATCTTTAAAGAAGTTTGATGTAAAAGCAAAAGTAGAAGGAGGAGGACTTACCGGGCAAGCTGGAGCTGTTGGCTTGGGTGTTGCGCGGGCACTTGTTCTCTATGACGAATCAAACCGAGGTCCATTAAGAGATAAAAGCCTTTTGACTCGCGACCCCAGAATGGTAGAGAGGAAAAAATACGGGCTTAGAAAAGCAAGACGGGCACCTCAGTATTCGAAACGTTAA
- a CDS encoding septum formation initiator family protein, whose amino-acid sequence MVRRVKKRFLQGLGLILLLGFIYYPGYKKVQEAKMRNRILEEELSSLSAKNKELKKKLELLETDMVYIEKRAREKLGVVGEGEIIYDFVTEN is encoded by the coding sequence ATGGTTAGAAGGGTTAAAAAAAGGTTTTTGCAAGGCCTAGGCCTGATTTTATTGCTGGGATTTATATATTATCCCGGATATAAAAAGGTTCAGGAGGCGAAGATGCGGAATAGAATTCTAGAAGAAGAGCTCTCTTCGTTGTCTGCAAAAAATAAAGAACTTAAGAAAAAGCTTGAACTTTTGGAAACAGATATGGTATATATAGAAAAGCGTGCCCGGGAAAAACTGGGAGTAGTAGGTGAGGGCGAGATAATCTACGACTTTGTAACTGAGAACTAA